The nucleotide sequence ACGGAGTTGACCAGGTAGGGCGGGATAATTTCGGTGTAACGATGGGCGCCGATGTGGAGGTCGAGCATGTAAGAAATGAGGGCGCGTTCGAGCGCAGCGCCAGCCCCTCGCAGCACCGCAAAGCGACTCGAGGCAACCTTGGCCGCACGTTCGAAATCGATCAGACCGAGGTTCGGGCCGAGATCCCAGTGAGCCACGGGTTCGAAGTCGAAGCTCGGAGGCTTTCCCCAGCTCCTCTCAACCCGGTTGTCCGCCTCGTCCTCGCCGATCGGGACACTCTCGTGGAAGGTATTGGGGATCTGCAACTCGAGCCCGGTGAGTTCGTCTTCGAGCGCCCTTGCCCGCGTTTCGAGCTCTCTGATCTCGTCGCCCAGAATGGACATCTCGGTCTTCAAGGCCTCGGCGTCGTCCCGTCGTCCTTCTCGATAGAGTCCGCCGATCTCCTTCGAGCCGGTATTTCGTCGCGCCTTGAGCTCCTCGAGACGCACCAGCACCACGCGCCACGTGGCGTCGACCTCGAGGAGTCGGTCGAGAGGCGCTTCGGTGTGGCGCGCGGCAAGCATGGCGCGAACCAACTCGGGATTGCTTCGAAAGAGGTCACGGGCGAGCATCGTTATTTCTCCGGTCGAGACTATATCAGCCTGCGGGGAACGGGCGGGCAGAGGAATTGATGAATGAAGGCGAAGCCCGAATGCCCCTGAAACGCGTTCCGGACGGTTGTCGTGTGGGTGAGGAGTGATTCCGCGTCCTGGAATTCAACTACGTTTCGAACCGACGGGAACGTACACTTGGGTGCCTCGGCGGGTGCGAATGATCTGCTCGACAAACGCATCGAAGTCCGAGGGGTTGGTGACGAAGTCGATTTCGTCCGTGTTGACGACCAGCAGGGGCGTCTCGTGATAGTGGAAGAAGTAGTACGAGTAGGCTTCGCTCAACCGCTGCAAGTACTCCGGATCGATAGCGTGCTCGAAGTCACGACCTCGTTTGCTGATCCGCTCGAGGAGCACCTCGACCGAGGCTTGCATGTAGATCACCAGATCCGGTTTGGCAACTTCCTGCTCGAGCACCGGATAGAGCTTTTCGTAAACTCTCAGGTCGGTGTCGTCGAGGTTCAGGTAGGCGAAAATTCGGTCCTTCGGAAAGCTGTAATCGGCGAGCACGAGGCGTTGGAAGAGGTTCATCTGGGCGATTTCGCGCTGTTGCTGGAAGCGTGACAACAGGAAGTAGATCTGCACCTGGAAGGCGGCCCCCTCGCGACCTTCGTAGAACGCTGGCAGGAAGGGGTTGGTGATATCTTCAAGCACCATGACGCCCTCGAATCGGTCCGCCAAACGTTCGACGAGGGAGGTCTTTCCCACCCCGATCGGACCCTCGACCGCGACATGTCGGAAGGGGATCTTGTCCCGCGTCATGAAGTGCGTCCACTCATCGGGCTTCTGCGATATTAGCAGGGCCCGCGACAAGGTTTCTGATGCCCGGAGCTATGCGGAAATCAGCTTCGCTACCACGAAAAAGATGCACATCGCCATCGCGAGGGTGCCGTTGGCGGTGAAGAACGCGGCGTCGATCGATTGCAAATCGTCCGATCTGATGAGCCGATGCTGCCAGGCGAGCAGGAGGCCGGCCGACACGACCGCGAGCAGGCGCAGCATGCCGCCGCCAGCGGCCAGTGCGAACGCCAAAAATCCCACAAACGCGATGATATGAAAGGTTCGGGCCACGGTGATTGCTCGCTCGGCACCGAAGCGCGCTGGGAGCGAGTGGAGGTCGTGCTCGCGATCGAACACCTCGTCCTGAAGAGAATAGATGACATCGAAGCCGGCGACCCACAACGCCACCGCACCGGCGAGCACGAGAGCCGGCCAGTCAATCCTTCCGGTTTCGGCAATCCACGCTCCGATCGGTGCGATTCCGAGAGACAGCCCGAGCCACAGGTGGGAAGCTGCCGTGAAGCGCTTGGCGTAGGAGTAAACGAGTAGTACGGCCAGTGCCAGTGGCGCCAGGGCCAGACACAGCGGAC is from Acidobacteriota bacterium and encodes:
- a CDS encoding deoxynucleoside kinase translates to MTRDKIPFRHVAVEGPIGVGKTSLVERLADRFEGVMVLEDITNPFLPAFYEGREGAAFQVQIYFLLSRFQQQREIAQMNLFQRLVLADYSFPKDRIFAYLNLDDTDLRVYEKLYPVLEQEVAKPDLVIYMQASVEVLLERISKRGRDFEHAIDPEYLQRLSEAYSYYFFHYHETPLLVVNTDEIDFVTNPSDFDAFVEQIIRTRRGTQVYVPVGSKRS
- the ubiA gene encoding putative 4-hydroxybenzoate polyprenyltransferase — protein: MAGLKRSLSPWVAGLRETGEMIAFKHTIFALPFAVIALISAADTGWPSARTWLWVLVAMVSARTAAMAFNRLADYDFDSKNPRTVNRALPAGRLDRQFAWIVTGASAAVFLIAAAALGPLCLALAPLALAVLLVYSYAKRFTAASHLWLGLSLGIAPIGAWIAETGRIDWPALVLAGAVALWVAGFDVIYSLQDEVFDREHDLHSLPARFGAERAITVARTFHIIAFVGFLAFALAAGGGMLRLLAVVSAGLLLAWQHRLIRSDDLQSIDAAFFTANGTLAMAMCIFFVVAKLISA